CAAATCTATCCAGGACCTACCGCCTCCAAAGAATAAGAAatatgtgatgagttttctatggcgcctcaattacatcagccacTTTATAGCACaattaattgtgatatgtgagccaatcttcaaaaTGCCGAGGAAAGATGTTGCgacaagctggactgaagaatgccagaaggatttcgagaaaatcaaggagtatttatctaaaccgcccGTGTTGGTTTCACCAGAGCCAGGAAGACCTCTGCTGCTTTATGTGTCCATGTTAAATGGGGCTTTTGGTTGCGTTCTAGGACAATATGATGAAACAGGAAGGAAGGACAGGAAATATATTATCTGAGGAAGAAATTCACACCTTATAAAGCCCGAtactctttgttggaacgcacATGTTGTGCTTTAAcatggatagctcagaagttgagacattacttctacgcatacactacatatctcatatcaaggatggatccgctaaaatacatctttcagaaacccatgcctaccggtaagttagcaaagtggcagatatttctaagtgagtttgacatcatctatgtgacacAAAAGGCAGTCAAGGGGCAAGCATTATCAGATCATTTGGCATAAAATCCCATAGACGGAGAATATgaaccattgaaaacgtattttcctgacGAAAAGGTGTCGtccgtaggagaagatatcactgaggcatacgatggttggaggatgttcttagacagagcagcaaacttcaaaggagtgggtatcagAGCCGTCTTAGTATTATAAACCggtcaacactatccggtatccgcaaaactcaggtttccatgcaccaacaatatggcagagtATGAGGCCTGCATCTTAGGACTCAGATTGGCTATTGACATGAACATTCAAGAGCTGCTGATAATCGGAGACTCAAATCTTTTGGTGCACCAGGTTCTAGgggaatgggctacaaagaacacaaaaatatttcCATATTTGCACTATGTACAAGAGATGATAAAGgagttcacaaagatagagttcaaacatgttccaagaaTTCAGAATGAGTTTAAAGACGCATTAGCcactttgtcttccatgatacaacacccagataagaatttcatcgatcataTCCTAATAGAAATTCATAAGCAGCCAGCTTAtggtgctcatgttgaagaagagattgacgaAAACCCGTGGTTTCACGACATCAAGAAGTACTTGGAAAAAGGAGAATACCCAGAGAGTGCTACCCACACTCATAAGCGCACacttcgaagattggccaaccatttctttcaaagtagAGGAATTTTGTATAGAAGGACGCATGACTTGGGATTACTaagatgtgtcgatgccaaggaggcatccagattgctcgaggaaatacatgccggaacctaCGAaccccacatgaatggtttcatttTGGCCAAGAAGATACTAACAAtggggtatttctggatgactatggaaacatacTGTATCAAGTACGTTCAAAAGTGTCACTAATGCCATATACATGCTGACATGATACGAGTACCACCCAACGAACTTAATAAACAAGCTCACCCTCGCCTTTCTCagcttggggtatggatgtcatcggaccaatcAAACCCGCCGCTTCAAACAGACATAGGTTCATTCTGGTAGCCATTgtctacttcacaaaatgggttgaagtcgcattttacaaagctgtaactaagaaggttgttgcagattttgttcgggaccatattgtttgtcgatttggggtaccagagtcaatcattactgaccatgccgccaatctcaacagcgatttgatgaaatccatgtgtgaGACATTCAAGATCAAATACCGGAACTCTACATCATACATGCCGTAATGAACGGTaccgtagaagccgccaacaagaatatcaagaagatattgaggaaaatggtagataattacaaacaatggaacgagaagctaccatttgctttACTCGGGTATCGTACCACAGTTCGTGCATCAATTGGGAAAACTCCCTACCTACTAGTTTATGGTACTGAAGACGTTATTCCCGTCGAAgtggaaattccttctttaagatcATACAAGAAGTTGAGCTcagcgatgcagaatgggtacGAAGCCGGTATGAataactagctctcattgatggaaaaagaataATGATgtatgtcatggtcaactctaccagaacagaatgtcaAGAGCTTTCAAAAGAAAAGGTTAGGTAGAGGCAATTCACGCTGGGGAAATTCaaggggaaattctcacccaactagcagggcccttacatggttcaccagGTATTGACaagaggagcacttatacttgcagagatggatggagagatttggccaaaacctatcaattcagatgcagtcaagagatacaaTGTTTAAGATTATatttgcactttctatttgatgtaactaaactacgcttgacctgattcccgtttaagaggggatacgtaggcagccctgtgggttcggtcacatcacaataaaatcttcattttccctATGGTCAGAAATTGGGGCAAGGTCCTGAGTTTGCCCGATCTCATCACGTTTGGAACCGCCAAGAAATGTGTCGCCAGAAGTATGCGTTTATACttgggcagaattttgaggaggatcctcaaaattccgaagCAAGGAGGTTGCCACGTCTCAAAA
The DNA window shown above is from Nicotiana tomentosiformis chromosome 8, ASM39032v3, whole genome shotgun sequence and carries:
- the LOC138897742 gene encoding uncharacterized protein, whose translation is MAEYEACILGLRLAIDMNIQELLIIGDSNLLVHQVLGEWATKNTKIFPYLHYVQEMIKEFTKIEFKHVPRIQNEFKDALATLSSMIQHPDKNFIDHILIEIHKQPAYGAHVEEEIDENPWFHDIKKYLEKGEYPESATHTHKRTLRRLANHFFQSRGILYRRTHDLGLLRCVDAKEASRLLEEIHAGTYEPHMNGFILAKKILTMGYFWMTMETYCIKYVQKCH